TCCGAAGCTCCAACAAGGGGAGGCTTTGAATTTCTAAAACTTGTAGGATCTACTCGCAGTCTAAATCTTGCGTTGCTTCAGTGTCCCAGCACTGGATACACCCTTGCCTATCTGAAAGATCCATCGACGATGATTGGACAGGCTACAATCTACATACGTCCACTTCAACAGGATCTACCCTTAGAttgtgtacatacatttacagAGACTTAGTTTAATTCATAATCAAAACAAAGATTACTGGTGACTTTTAATCATTAATTAAAAgccatttgttgttgttgtttaggagAGCTCACGTCCTGCCTCTGGTCCAGTCATCCCCTGCATCACTTGTCAGAAGGAAGTTCCCTTTTCAGAGATGAAGCTGCACAGATTGAGCTGCAATGGGTATGTACTTCTTAAAGCAATGCAAGGGTAGCATAATTTATTTTCTTTGGGAATATGTCTCTCTTATTGTTGTGCACACAAATAAGCGAGTATGACCATCATTTCAATTGTGTTAACTTCAAGGACACCCATGCAGGAATCAGAAAGAGAACAAGAGGGAGGCCAAAGTGAAGAAAATGATAGTGAGACAGCCCTAgtcagtgacagtgttccagtgaGGCCTGAAACATCAGCTGAGAGTGCAGTAGTACCGGCAGTGATTGTCAACGAGGAGTTGGATCGCAAAGAAACAGACAGTGGTTTGTGTCATCACAATAGTGTTGCTATAAGATTGTGTGTAACTGAAAAGTTAATAGAAAGATAACACCTGTAGGATATAATTAGATAAGATAatacagttacagacaattaaTAACATGCAACTgggtttttctatttttctaataTTTAGTTGTAGTTGTTTAGTAGTGCTGTTTTTATGTCAACTCAGCGTTGTGACAGGTTCTGAAGATGTTGGGTCTCACGTTTTGTCAGTGAAATGAACAGAATTTTCCTCCTGTTCTGTAGAGTGAGAGGATATCTGTATATGCAGGTAACATGCCAACCTCACAATATGTCTCTCTGTAATAGATaactttattgttgttgtttgtttagaatGGAAGCTTATTAAAGAACCCACTCAAGCTGCCAAAGTTTTCAAAGAGAATCTGCTAAGGGAACATGCAACTGGGAAACCACTTAGAATGAAGATGGATGTAAGGGACTCTGAAGAGGACAGGGAACGGGAGCTTCTCTTATTCTATAAACAGCAGCAAGAATGGGCATGTCCACTTCATTGTACTCTGGTTGGTAAGTAATATAACATTTATAATATAAATacattgttacgaaccccgtggctctaaacatctagggtggatggacatgagacccgtaacataaattcatgtaaattattagtgtggcatggaatagtgagaacaaataagacacaactaccatgaactaccgtcaaacacaaagtgtttatttatgaacacacggtaagggtttgggaaaaagggctgagcaggacccaagaaatgaaacaatagtgtaaaaccccctaaactgatctagcctgcctgaagaaccgctaggctactgctagtcatacaaaagtacagtgggtggtccgctcaggtctaactagtgtttttagacagatttcttcctacgggtaatgtacgcccaagggcaactagcttaaactccccttttcccagaaacacacaaagctaccaaacagggtaatcagcaattaagtagtacacaatacacaggacaccacagtatccgcACTCACCTaacaaaacagtagtctaacagaatttaccaatcataataaacagcaacttagtgagtaaccaaaaacaggacaccaccgtgtccatactcacatccggaaatattctctctctacaaacacaag
This sequence is a window from Coregonus clupeaformis isolate EN_2021a chromosome 7, ASM2061545v1, whole genome shotgun sequence. Protein-coding genes within it:
- the LOC121568965 gene encoding uncharacterized protein LOC121568965, whose product is MIGQATIYIRPLQQDLPLDCESSRPASGPVIPCITCQKEVPFSEMKLHRLSCNGTPMQESEREQEGGQSEENDSETALVSDSVPVRPETSAESAVVPAVIVNEELDRKETDSEWKLIKEPTQAAKVFKENLLREHATGKPLRMKMDVRDSEEDRERELLLFYKQQQEWACPLHCTLVGDVAIGEGVMRYFMTTIISKLQFGFSLDLGGMGRTLLFEGEPDHLVPAASEALIESNLFRVAGRMLGHTFLHDGPHVTGLSPAVIHVLFNGDPEMATVVTEECPDLHIRSIIELLEHEDLTPNRRTQFQIFPCLGIFRQSPKQIGDGYITNFYSMQSLGGPCAKLNS